The following proteins are encoded in a genomic region of Tenacibaculum sp. 190524A05c:
- a CDS encoding LytTR family DNA-binding domain-containing protein, whose translation MIKILRTNYPFYYDVKTATIISVLVFILSTSFSYAFEPFEVNYKELKFSYLITSVIHSIVSLIVFMSSVILLTFFRDKKKDWQVYNEFSFLFIVLILIGVGQYLIRDLIYLKDDNWSFRYLFEEIRNTLLVGSLLMFIITSINIERLKTIYRNRSKLLNLEFTKDVISNETISIKTKVKIDDFNLTMNDFIYAKSDKNYVEIFTVGGKMLKRMSIKSLEDQLEMFDYIFRSHRSFLLNLNKIEKVQGNTQGYKLSLLNCEDEIPVSRGMIMKFEEELRKLKK comes from the coding sequence TTGATAAAAATACTCCGTACGAATTATCCATTTTATTACGATGTAAAAACGGCAACTATTATAAGTGTTTTAGTCTTCATACTATCGACTAGTTTTAGCTATGCTTTCGAACCTTTTGAAGTAAATTATAAGGAACTTAAGTTCTCCTATTTAATAACTTCAGTTATACATTCAATAGTTTCTCTTATTGTGTTTATGTCTTCCGTAATCCTATTAACATTTTTCAGGGATAAAAAGAAGGATTGGCAAGTCTATAATGAATTTTCATTTTTATTCATTGTTTTAATACTTATTGGTGTTGGCCAGTATCTGATTAGAGATTTAATTTATTTAAAAGATGATAATTGGTCTTTTAGATATCTATTTGAAGAAATTAGAAATACCCTTTTAGTGGGAAGTTTACTTATGTTTATTATTACTTCAATTAATATCGAAAGATTAAAGACTATTTATAGGAATAGAAGTAAGCTTTTAAATTTAGAATTCACTAAAGATGTTATTTCTAACGAAACAATTTCAATTAAGACAAAAGTCAAAATTGACGATTTTAATTTAACGATGAATGATTTCATTTATGCCAAATCAGATAAAAATTATGTTGAGATTTTTACAGTAGGAGGTAAAATGTTAAAAAGAATGAGTATTAAAAGTTTAGAAGATCAATTAGAAATGTTTGATTATATTTTCAGATCTCATCGTTCCTTTTTATTGAATTTAAATAAGATTGAAAAGGTTCAAGGAAATACCCAAGGGTATAAATTATCCTTACTAAACTGTGAAGATGAAATTCCTGTCTCTAGAGGAATGATCATGAAATTCGAAGAAGAACTTCGTAAACTTAAAAAGTAG
- a CDS encoding acyltransferase, with translation MTTKRRYDLDWLRVISVFAVFLHHVFMPFNGDDFHIMNSESSKLLDDVMVYFEQFRLPLLFFVSGVGTVFAFSKRNWKEFILERSKRLLIPLIFGVVILIPPQTYFENYRFYGAYTSEYPELLIKLKVNHLWFIENLFLLSLFLIPVILFFRSRNSEVLKSFIKKVTSKYGFIIWCLTLVVIRVITKYYFPEDDKSFMNPSTTLYFGFFFISGIIISSTTELWELLLKNKRKNLLYLILSSVLFYFYYFIPREYISPYFSLATRWSIWYVVCSLVSWSVIITILGYGQKFLNKGSELLKKLNEAVYPFYMLHQTVIIILGYFILQFEVSISAKIIILMISSFVSIVILYLTIIYPFSWVRFLFGMKNNQPKTSKSADENSF, from the coding sequence ATGACTACTAAAAGAAGATACGACCTCGATTGGTTACGTGTTATTTCAGTTTTTGCTGTTTTTTTACATCATGTTTTCATGCCTTTTAATGGAGACGACTTCCATATTATGAATTCTGAATCTAGTAAACTACTAGATGATGTAATGGTTTACTTCGAACAGTTTAGATTACCATTATTATTTTTTGTTTCCGGTGTTGGAACCGTTTTTGCTTTTTCTAAAAGAAACTGGAAAGAATTTATATTAGAGCGAAGTAAACGTTTGTTAATTCCTTTGATTTTTGGAGTTGTGATATTGATCCCACCTCAAACATATTTCGAAAACTATAGATTTTATGGAGCATATACATCAGAATATCCTGAACTCTTAATAAAGTTAAAAGTCAATCATCTTTGGTTTATTGAAAACCTCTTTCTATTATCATTATTTTTAATACCCGTAATACTTTTTTTCAGATCTCGAAACAGCGAAGTTTTAAAATCATTTATCAAAAAGGTTACTAGTAAGTATGGTTTTATAATTTGGTGTTTAACTCTTGTTGTTATAAGAGTAATAACCAAATATTATTTTCCTGAAGATGATAAGAGTTTTATGAATCCATCTACAACATTATATTTTGGTTTTTTCTTTATTAGCGGAATTATAATTTCTAGTACAACTGAATTATGGGAGTTACTGTTAAAGAATAAGCGAAAAAATCTTTTGTATTTAATTTTAAGTTCGGTTTTATTCTATTTCTATTATTTCATTCCTAGAGAATACATATCTCCATACTTTTCTTTAGCAACACGTTGGAGTATTTGGTATGTAGTATGTTCTCTTGTTTCTTGGTCAGTAATTATAACTATCTTAGGTTATGGTCAAAAGTTTCTCAATAAAGGAAGTGAATTACTGAAGAAATTAAACGAAGCCGTTTATCCATTTTACATGTTACATCAGACAGTAATTATTATTCTAGGGTATTTTATTCTACAGTTTGAAGTGTCAATAAGTGCTAAAATTATCATTTTGATGATTAGCTCATTTGTGAGTATTGTAATTTTATATTTGACAATAATTTATCCATTTTCTTGGGTTAGATTTTTATTCGGAATGAAAAATAATCAACCAAAAACTTCTAAAAGCGCTGATGAAAATTCATTCTAA
- the rpsH gene encoding 30S ribosomal protein S8 has product MYTDPIADFLTRVRNAIMAGHRVVEVPASKLKKEMTKILFDQGYILSYQFNDDKVQGTIKIALKYDRQTKEPVIRKIQRVSTPGLRKYVGAKEMPRVLNGLGIAIVSTSKGVMTNKKARQENVGGEVLCYVY; this is encoded by the coding sequence ATGTATACAGATCCAATCGCGGATTTTCTTACTCGTGTTAGAAATGCTATTATGGCAGGACACAGAGTTGTAGAAGTTCCAGCTTCAAAATTGAAGAAGGAGATGACTAAGATTTTGTTTGATCAAGGTTACATTTTAAGTTATCAGTTCAATGACGATAAAGTTCAAGGAACTATCAAGATAGCTTTAAAGTACGATAGACAAACGAAAGAACCAGTTATCAGAAAAATTCAAAGAGTATCTACACCAGGTTTACGTAAGTATGTAGGTGCTAAAGAAATGCCAAGAGTTTTAAACGGACTTGGTATCGCAATTGTATCAACTTCAAAAGGTGTGATGACTAACAAGAAAGCACGCCAAGAGAATGTTGGTGGAGAAGTATTATGTTACGTTTACTAA
- the rplF gene encoding 50S ribosomal protein L6: protein MSRIGKSPITLPQGVEFKVNDNVVTVKGKLGELTQKLTSDITVKEEDGTLTVERPSDSKEHKAAHGLYRALIANMIEGVTKGYTKELELVGVGYRASNQGQKLDLALGFSHNIVLELAPEVKVETVSEKGKNPIVKLTSHDKQLVGQVAAKIRSFRKPEPYKGKGVKFVGEVIRRKAGKSA from the coding sequence ATGAGTAGAATAGGTAAAAGCCCAATCACATTGCCACAAGGTGTTGAATTCAAAGTAAACGATAACGTGGTAACAGTAAAAGGTAAATTAGGAGAATTAACTCAAAAGTTAACTTCTGATATTACTGTAAAAGAAGAGGATGGTACTTTAACAGTGGAAAGACCATCAGATAGTAAAGAACACAAGGCTGCACACGGTTTATACCGAGCTTTAATCGCAAACATGATTGAAGGTGTGACTAAAGGTTATACTAAGGAATTAGAGTTAGTTGGAGTAGGTTATAGAGCGTCTAACCAAGGACAGAAGTTAGATTTAGCTTTAGGATTTTCTCATAACATTGTATTAGAGTTAGCACCAGAAGTAAAGGTTGAAACAGTATCTGAAAAAGGTAAAAACCCAATCGTAAAGTTAACTTCTCACGATAAGCAATTAGTGGGGCAAGTAGCGGCTAAGATTCGTTCTTTCCGTAAGCCTGAGCCATATAAAGGTAAAGGAGTTAAGTTTGTTGGTGAAGTAATTAGAAGAAAAGCAGGTAAATCTGCATAA
- the rplR gene encoding 50S ribosomal protein L18, protein MALSKLERRQRIKYRIRKVISGTAAKPRLSVFRSNKEIYAQIINDVDGVTIAAASSRDKEIASGSKAETAAAVGKAIAEKAVKAGLETVAFDRNGYLYHGRVKVLADAAREAGLKF, encoded by the coding sequence ATGGCATTATCAAAACTTGAAAGAAGACAACGTATAAAGTATAGAATTAGAAAAGTTATTTCTGGTACAGCTGCAAAGCCAAGATTATCAGTATTCAGAAGTAATAAAGAAATCTATGCTCAAATTATAAATGATGTAGACGGTGTAACGATTGCAGCGGCATCATCAAGAGATAAAGAAATTGCATCTGGTTCTAAAGCAGAAACTGCTGCAGCTGTAGGTAAAGCAATTGCTGAAAAAGCTGTTAAAGCAGGATTAGAGACTGTTGCTTTTGATAGAAATGGTTACTTATACCATGGACGTGTAAAAGTATTAGCAGACGCTGCAAGAGAAGCTGGTTTAAAATTTTAA
- the rpsE gene encoding 30S ribosomal protein S5, with the protein MLGYKNVERVKPSGLELVDRLVGVQRVTKVTKGGRAFGFSAIVVVGDGNGVVGHGLGKSKDVSSAIAKAVEDAKKNLVRIPLLKGTLPHEQKGKFGGAKVFIKPASNGTGVIAGGAVRAVLESVGVHDVLSKSQGSSNPHNVVKATFDALLQLRSAETIARQRGISLEKVFNG; encoded by the coding sequence ATGTTAGGATATAAAAACGTAGAAAGAGTAAAACCAAGCGGATTAGAGCTTGTTGACAGATTAGTAGGTGTTCAACGTGTTACTAAAGTTACTAAAGGAGGTAGAGCATTTGGTTTTTCTGCTATCGTAGTAGTAGGTGATGGAAATGGAGTAGTTGGACATGGATTAGGAAAGTCTAAAGATGTATCATCTGCAATTGCAAAAGCAGTTGAAGATGCAAAGAAGAATTTAGTTCGTATTCCATTATTAAAAGGAACGTTACCTCACGAGCAAAAGGGTAAATTCGGTGGAGCTAAGGTGTTTATTAAGCCAGCTTCAAATGGTACCGGAGTTATTGCAGGTGGTGCAGTACGTGCCGTATTAGAATCTGTAGGAGTACATGACGTATTATCTAAATCTCAAGGTTCATCTAACCCACACAACGTGGTAAAAGCAACTTTTGATGCATTATTACAATTGCGTAGTGCAGAAACTATTGCAAGACAAAGAGGAATCTCATTAGAGAAAGTTTTTAACGGATAA
- the rpmD gene encoding 50S ribosomal protein L30 has product MSKIRVTQVKSQIGRLKNQKRTLEALGLRKMNQTVEHDATATILGMVNKVQHLVSVEEIK; this is encoded by the coding sequence ATGAGTAAAATTAGAGTTACACAAGTAAAAAGTCAAATCGGTCGCCTTAAAAATCAAAAGAGAACGTTAGAGGCGTTAGGATTACGTAAAATGAACCAAACTGTAGAGCATGATGCAACAGCTACAATTTTGGGTATGGTAAATAAAGTTCAACACTTAGTTTCTGTAGAAGAAATTAAATAA
- the rplO gene encoding 50S ribosomal protein L15, protein MSLHNLKPAAGSTKNGKRIARGEGSGKGGTSTRGHKGAKSRSGYSRKIGFEGGQMPLQRRVPKFGFTNINRKEYVGINLDKLQELVDNGRITDTVTMDVLVENRLARKNELVKILGRGELKAKLNITVHKFTATAKAAIEAAGGEAVTL, encoded by the coding sequence ATGAGTTTACATAACTTAAAACCAGCAGCTGGGTCTACAAAAAACGGGAAGAGAATTGCTCGTGGTGAAGGATCAGGTAAAGGTGGTACCTCTACAAGAGGACATAAAGGAGCTAAATCTCGTTCAGGTTACTCTCGTAAAATCGGATTCGAAGGAGGGCAAATGCCACTTCAAAGACGTGTACCTAAGTTTGGATTCACAAACATAAACCGTAAAGAGTATGTTGGAATCAACTTAGATAAATTACAAGAGTTAGTAGATAACGGTAGAATTACTGATACAGTTACTATGGACGTTTTAGTAGAAAACAGATTAGCACGTAAAAACGAACTTGTAAAGATCTTAGGACGTGGTGAGTTGAAAGCTAAATTAAATATAACTGTACACAAATTTACAGCTACAGCAAAAGCAGCTATCGAAGCAGCTGGAGGTGAAGCAGTAACTTTATAA
- the secY gene encoding preprotein translocase subunit SecY, which translates to MNFINTLRDIFKIEELKDKLLLTIGLIAVYRFMAAVPLPGIDPTQLAALKDQAGGGLLGLLNAFTGGAFARASVMALGIMPYISASIVVQLMGIAIPYLQKLQKDGESGRKKITQITRWLTILITLVQGPTYITAIKTQFGLPESAFLVGGATFWVSSMILLTAGTIFAMWLGERITDKGVGNGISLLITVGIIANFPAAFLQEFIAKTTNAGGGGIMMILIEVLVWFVVILLTVLLVTAVRKVAVQYARRTAIANIKDVEGARQYIPLKLNAAGVMPIIFAQAIMFLPMTLGQKFPALVSLTDINGLWYNVIFAVLIIIFSYFYTAITIPTNKMAEDLKRSNGFVPGYKPGEETANHLDSVLSKITFPGSLFLAALSILPAIIVQFGVTQSWALFYGGTSLIIMVGVAIDTIQQINSYLLNSRYDGLMKTGNTNRKSLK; encoded by the coding sequence ATGAATTTTATAAATACATTAAGAGACATTTTCAAAATAGAAGAGTTAAAAGATAAATTACTTTTAACAATAGGTTTAATCGCTGTTTATCGTTTTATGGCAGCAGTTCCATTACCTGGAATTGATCCAACACAATTAGCAGCACTAAAAGATCAAGCCGGAGGTGGACTCTTAGGTTTATTAAATGCATTTACAGGTGGGGCATTTGCTAGAGCATCTGTTATGGCTTTAGGAATCATGCCTTACATTTCTGCATCTATTGTAGTTCAGTTAATGGGAATTGCTATTCCTTATTTACAGAAACTTCAAAAAGATGGAGAGAGTGGACGTAAGAAAATTACACAAATTACACGTTGGTTAACAATTCTAATTACATTAGTTCAAGGACCAACATATATCACAGCAATTAAAACTCAATTCGGTTTACCAGAATCGGCTTTCTTAGTTGGTGGTGCAACGTTTTGGGTTTCATCTATGATCTTACTTACTGCAGGTACAATATTTGCAATGTGGTTAGGAGAAAGAATTACTGACAAAGGTGTTGGTAATGGTATTTCTTTATTAATTACAGTAGGTATTATCGCTAACTTTCCAGCAGCTTTTTTACAAGAGTTTATCGCTAAGACGACTAACGCTGGAGGTGGTGGAATAATGATGATCTTAATTGAAGTTTTAGTATGGTTTGTTGTAATATTATTAACGGTGTTACTAGTAACTGCGGTTCGTAAAGTAGCTGTTCAATACGCTCGTAGAACTGCAATAGCAAACATTAAAGATGTTGAAGGTGCTAGACAGTATATTCCATTAAAATTAAACGCAGCAGGTGTAATGCCAATCATTTTTGCACAAGCAATTATGTTTTTACCTATGACTTTAGGACAAAAATTCCCTGCATTAGTAAGTTTAACAGATATTAATGGATTATGGTATAATGTAATCTTTGCGGTATTAATTATAATTTTTAGTTATTTCTATACTGCAATTACAATTCCTACTAATAAAATGGCCGAAGATCTTAAAAGAAGTAATGGATTTGTTCCTGGTTATAAGCCGGGAGAGGAAACTGCTAATCATTTAGATTCAGTTTTATCAAAAATTACTTTCCCAGGATCTTTATTCTTAGCTGCGTTATCAATTTTACCAGCTATTATAGTTCAGTTTGGAGTAACTCAAAGTTGGGCATTGTTCTACGGAGGAACTTCATTAATTATTATGGTAGGAGTAGCAATCGACACCATTCAACAAATTAATTCGTATTTATTAAACAGTCGTTATGATGGTTTAATGAAGACAGGTAACACTAATAGAAAATCATTAAAATAA
- the infA gene encoding translation initiation factor IF-1, translating into MAKQPAIQQDGTITEALSNAMFRVELENGHIVTAHISGKMRMHYIKLLPGDKVKLEMSPYDLTKARITYRY; encoded by the coding sequence ATGGCTAAGCAACCAGCAATTCAACAAGACGGAACGATAACAGAAGCATTATCAAATGCAATGTTTCGCGTAGAATTAGAAAATGGACATATTGTTACGGCACACATTTCAGGAAAGATGCGTATGCACTATATCAAACTTTTACCTGGAGACAAGGTAAAGTTAGAAATGAGCCCATATGATTTGACTAAAGCAAGAATTACTTACAGATATTAA
- the ykgO gene encoding type B 50S ribosomal protein L36 has product MKVRASLKKRSADCKIVRRKGRLYVINKKNPRFKQRQG; this is encoded by the coding sequence ATGAAAGTAAGAGCATCATTAAAGAAAAGAAGTGCCGACTGTAAAATTGTACGCAGAAAAGGCAGACTATATGTTATAAACAAAAAGAATCCTAGATTTAAACAAAGACAAGGTTAG
- the rpsM gene encoding 30S ribosomal protein S13, with protein MARIAGIDIPKNKRGVIALTYIFGIGRSRAKDVLADAKVDENIKVQDWNDDQIAAIREQVGNYTIEGELRSEVQLNIKRLMDIGCQRGIRHRLGLPLRGQRTKNNSRTRKGKRKTVANKKK; from the coding sequence ATGGCAAGAATCGCAGGTATAGATATTCCAAAGAATAAGAGAGGCGTAATCGCTTTAACGTACATCTTTGGTATAGGAAGAAGCAGAGCTAAAGATGTTTTAGCAGATGCAAAAGTAGACGAGAACATTAAGGTTCAAGATTGGAACGATGATCAAATCGCAGCAATTCGTGAGCAAGTTGGAAATTACACTATTGAGGGTGAGTTACGTTCAGAGGTTCAATTAAACATTAAACGTTTAATGGACATCGGTTGTCAAAGAGGAATCCGTCACAGACTTGGATTACCTTTAAGAGGACAAAGAACTAAAAATAACTCTCGTACTAGAAAAGGTAAGAGAAAAACTGTAGCTAACAAGAAAAAATAA
- the rpsK gene encoding 30S ribosomal protein S11: protein MAKSKVTKKRKVVIESTGEAHITASFNNIIISLTNKKGDVISWSSAGKMGFRGSKKNTPYAAQLAAENCASVAKEAGLRKVKVYVKGPGNGRESAIRSIHNSGIEVTEIIDVTPIPHNGCRPPKRRRV, encoded by the coding sequence ATGGCAAAATCGAAAGTAACAAAAAAACGTAAAGTTGTAATCGAGTCTACAGGTGAGGCACATATTACAGCGTCGTTCAATAACATCATCATCTCTTTAACTAACAAAAAAGGAGACGTAATTTCTTGGTCATCTGCCGGTAAAATGGGATTCAGAGGATCTAAGAAGAACACTCCTTATGCAGCTCAATTAGCTGCAGAAAACTGTGCTTCAGTTGCAAAAGAGGCTGGTTTACGTAAAGTAAAGGTGTATGTTAAAGGACCAGGTAACGGTAGAGAATCTGCAATAAGATCTATCCACAATTCTGGAATCGAGGTAACAGAAATCATTGACGTTACTCCAATTCCACACAATGGATGTCGTCCACCTAAAAGAAGAAGAGTATAA
- the rpsD gene encoding 30S ribosomal protein S4, which yields MARYTGPKTKIARKFGEAIFGDDKNFEKRNYPPGQHGVGKRRGKKSEYAVQLMEKQKAKYTYGILERQFRNLFKKAQASGGITGEVLLQLCESRLDNTVFRLGVANSRRAARQLVSHRHITVNGEIVNIPSYRLKAGDVIAVREKSKSLDAIENALASNSNVYEWLTWNAEQKSGTFVKVPERLQIPENIKEQLIVELYSK from the coding sequence ATGGCAAGATATACAGGACCAAAAACTAAGATTGCTCGTAAATTTGGCGAAGCAATTTTCGGAGATGATAAAAACTTCGAAAAAAGAAATTACCCTCCAGGACAACACGGAGTTGGTAAGAGAAGAGGTAAAAAATCTGAATACGCAGTTCAGTTAATGGAAAAGCAAAAAGCTAAGTATACTTATGGTATCTTAGAACGTCAATTCCGTAACTTATTCAAGAAAGCTCAGGCTTCAGGTGGTATTACAGGTGAGGTTTTATTACAATTATGTGAATCTCGTTTAGATAATACAGTATTCCGTTTAGGAGTTGCAAATTCTCGTAGAGCTGCTCGTCAATTAGTTTCTCACCGTCACATTACAGTGAACGGAGAAATCGTGAACATTCCATCGTACAGATTAAAAGCTGGAGACGTGATCGCGGTAAGAGAAAAGTCTAAGTCTTTAGACGCAATCGAAAATGCATTAGCTTCAAATAGCAATGTATACGAATGGTTAACTTGGAATGCTGAGCAAAAGTCAGGAACTTTTGTTAAAGTACCAGAAAGATTACAAATCCCTGAGAACATCAAGGAGCAGTTAATCGTAGAATTATATTCTAAATAA
- a CDS encoding DNA-directed RNA polymerase subunit alpha translates to MAILNFQKPDKVIMIESTDFSGRFEFRPLEPGFGLTVGNALRRVLLSSLEGFAITSLRIDGVEHEFSTMTGVVEDVTEMILNLKQVRFKKQIEESDRETVTIAISGQEQLTAGDLQKFISGFQVLNPDLVICNMDKSVKINAEITIEKGRGFVPAEENKKSGAPLGTIFTDSIFTPIKNVKYAVENFRVEQKTDYEKLVFDIDTDGSINPKDALTEAAKILIHHFMLFSDERITLEADEIAQTESYDEESLHMRQLLKTKLVDMDLSVRALNCLKAAEVDTLGDLVSFNKGDLMKFRNFGKKSLTELEELVNNKGLSFGMDLSKYKLDRD, encoded by the coding sequence ATGGCGATTTTAAATTTTCAAAAACCGGATAAAGTAATAATGATTGAATCTACTGATTTTTCAGGTAGATTTGAATTCAGACCGTTAGAGCCAGGTTTTGGTTTAACGGTAGGAAATGCATTACGTAGAGTATTGTTATCATCTTTAGAAGGATTTGCTATTACATCTTTAAGAATTGATGGTGTAGAGCACGAGTTTTCAACAATGACAGGAGTAGTTGAAGATGTTACCGAAATGATCTTAAACTTAAAACAAGTTCGTTTCAAAAAGCAAATCGAAGAATCAGATAGAGAAACAGTAACTATTGCTATATCAGGTCAAGAGCAATTAACTGCTGGAGATTTACAAAAATTCATTTCAGGATTTCAAGTATTAAATCCTGATTTAGTAATCTGTAATATGGATAAATCTGTAAAGATTAATGCAGAGATTACCATAGAAAAAGGTAGAGGATTTGTACCAGCTGAAGAAAATAAAAAATCAGGAGCACCATTAGGAACAATTTTTACAGATTCTATCTTTACACCTATTAAGAATGTAAAGTATGCTGTAGAGAACTTCCGTGTTGAGCAAAAGACTGACTACGAAAAGTTAGTATTTGACATCGATACTGATGGTTCAATTAATCCTAAGGATGCTTTAACAGAAGCTGCAAAGATTTTAATCCACCACTTCATGTTATTCTCAGATGAGAGAATTACGTTAGAGGCAGATGAGATCGCTCAAACAGAGTCGTATGATGAGGAATCATTACACATGCGTCAATTATTAAAGACGAAATTAGTTGATATGGATTTATCAGTTCGTGCTTTAAACTGTTTAAAAGCTGCTGAAGTTGATACGTTGGGAGACTTAGTGTCTTTTAATAAAGGAGATTTAATGAAGTTCAGAAACTTTGGTAAAAAATCATTAACTGAATTAGAAGAGTTAGTGAACAATAAAGGTCTAAGTTTCGGAATGGATTTATCAAAATACAAATTAGATAGAGATTAA
- the rplQ gene encoding 50S ribosomal protein L17 — translation MRHGKKVNHLGRKTAHRKAMLANMACSLIEHKRINTTVAKAKALRTYVEPLITKAKAENNGTEEQNMHNRRVVFSYLRNKYAVTELFKEISVKVADRPGGYVRIIKLGNRQGDNAPMAMVELVDYNELYNPNGKKAKKNTRRSRRGGAKKAAAPVTDVEASQEEE, via the coding sequence ATGAGACACGGTAAAAAAGTAAACCATTTAGGTAGAAAAACAGCACATAGAAAAGCTATGTTAGCAAATATGGCTTGTTCTTTAATCGAGCACAAGCGTATTAACACTACGGTTGCTAAAGCGAAAGCTTTACGTACATATGTAGAGCCGTTAATTACAAAAGCTAAAGCTGAGAATAATGGTACAGAGGAGCAAAATATGCACAATCGTCGTGTAGTATTTAGTTACTTACGTAATAAGTATGCTGTTACTGAATTATTCAAAGAAATCTCTGTAAAAGTTGCAGACAGACCAGGTGGATACGTTCGTATTATCAAATTAGGTAATCGTCAAGGAGATAACGCGCCAATGGCAATGGTAGAATTAGTTGACTATAACGAGTTATACAATCCTAACGGTAAGAAGGCTAAGAAGAATACTCGTCGTAGCCGTCGTGGAGGAGCTAAAAAAGCTGCTGCACCTGTAACTGATGTTGAAGCTTCACAAGAAGAAGAATAA
- the carA gene encoding glutamine-hydrolyzing carbamoyl-phosphate synthase small subunit produces the protein MKYTTRKKALVLLADGTVFHGKSVGIEGTVTGEICFNTGMTGYQEIFTDPSYYGQLMVATNAHIGNYGVNNEEVESEGIKISGLICRNFSFEHSRVDSDGNLKDWFEKHNLVAVSDVDTRALVSYIRENGAMNAIISTDTENIEELKKQLAEVPNMEGLELASKVSTKEPYFVGDENATYKIAAVDIGIKKNILRNLAKRDAYIKVYPYNAKFEELESWNPDGYFISNGPGDPVPLTEAQTLAKEVISRDLPMFGICLGHQVIALANGISTYKMHNGHRGINHPVKNLVTGKGEITSQNHGFAINREETEAHGDVEITHVHLNDNTVAGIKMKSKNVFSVQYHPEASPGPHDSEYLFDQFIENIKSAK, from the coding sequence ATGAAATACACAACACGAAAAAAAGCACTAGTTTTACTTGCAGATGGTACAGTTTTCCACGGAAAATCAGTTGGAATAGAAGGTACTGTTACTGGAGAGATTTGCTTTAATACTGGTATGACTGGTTATCAAGAAATATTTACAGACCCATCATATTATGGCCAATTAATGGTTGCGACTAATGCACATATTGGAAATTACGGGGTAAATAATGAAGAAGTAGAGTCAGAAGGAATTAAAATCTCAGGTTTAATTTGTAGAAACTTTAGCTTTGAACATTCTCGAGTAGATTCAGATGGAAATTTAAAGGATTGGTTCGAAAAGCATAATCTTGTTGCTGTTTCAGATGTAGATACTCGTGCTCTTGTATCTTACATTAGAGAGAATGGTGCAATGAATGCTATTATTTCTACAGATACTGAAAATATAGAAGAACTAAAGAAGCAATTAGCTGAAGTTCCAAATATGGAAGGTTTAGAGTTAGCCTCAAAAGTATCAACTAAAGAACCTTATTTTGTAGGGGATGAAAATGCTACGTACAAAATCGCAGCTGTTGATATTGGAATCAAGAAAAATATACTTAGAAATTTAGCAAAAAGAGATGCTTATATTAAAGTATACCCATACAATGCTAAATTTGAAGAATTAGAGTCATGGAATCCTGATGGATACTTTATTTCAAACGGACCTGGAGATCCAGTACCTTTAACTGAGGCACAAACTTTAGCGAAAGAAGTTATCAGTAGAGATTTACCAATGTTTGGTATTTGTTTAGGTCATCAAGTAATTGCATTAGCTAATGGAATTTCTACTTATAAGATGCATAACGGTCACCGTGGTATAAACCATCCAGTAAAAAATCTAGTTACAGGGAAAGGTGAAATTACTTCTCAAAACCATGGGTTTGCCATAAATAGAGAAGAAACTGAGGCACATGGAGATGTAGAAATTACACATGTACATTTAAATGACAACACTGTTGCCGGAATTAAGATGAAGAGTAAGAACGTGTTTTCAGTACAATATCATCCAGAAGCAAGTCCTGGTCCACACGATTCAGAATACTTATTCGATCAGTTTATTGAGAACATAAAATCGGCGAAATAA